From Aegilops tauschii subsp. strangulata cultivar AL8/78 chromosome 5, Aet v6.0, whole genome shotgun sequence:
GCATAGCAGGGTAGCTTCTCCTTTCATACATATCACTATCAAAACAAATGATAAATGGACTTGAAGATGAGAAAATTTTGTGCCTTGGTGAAAACTCATCAAAGCAAAAGATCCTCACGCGCTTCCTCGGGAGCTACAAGTACACAGAGACTAGCTTTTTCGACAAAGAGCGGATTTTATTGACTTATAATGTTGCATCAAGAGAATACATTCACTATGAGCACACGCTCGACCGTTGCACGATTAGGATGCACACGACCAATACCAATGCAGAGACTAGTTTAGTAAGCCCGAATATGCACAACACTCACATTGGATCAAACACTATTTTCTCCCTTGGTGCATTTTGCTCAATTCCTACTCATACATTTATGCATTTTCTCAATTTCTCGATCCACCTTGCGGTAAACTTACAAGGATGCAACCAACAAAGGTCCACAACTCCACATACAAATACTTCCCCTTGGTATAGAAATCCAATTCCCCGAGACAGAGTACATATATATGGTTTACTTTGTGAGGCTCGCTGACTCGAAGATCACAAGGCAGAGTCCCTCCCCTTTCTTTCTTGTGTTAAACTATTCACTGGTACTTCTACTTTTAAGTAAAATTCTAAATAACTTGTTGAATCAGTAATTTATTATCTTTTATGCAATATCATTTGTTGCAAACTTTTTAGTAGGATGTTTTCCTATGTAGGTATCATTGGTGGTATTTCTGTCATAGTAGTTATATCATTTCTAGTTCTTCTCCACAAAGAGAGAAGGAAGACCAGGGAGTTCTACGAAAAGAATGGTGGACCTACACTAGAGAGAGCAAAAAatattaaaattttcaaaaaggAGGAGCCCGTGCCAATTTTAAAGGAAAGCAATCTTATTGGAAGAGGTGGGTTCGGTGTAGTTTACAAGGGCACTCTTGGTAAAGAACAAGTTGCAGTGAAGCAACCGATTAGTGCTAGTCTGCTGGAAAATGACCAATTTGCAAATGAAGTCATCATCCAATCTCAAGTCATCCACAAGAATATTGTTAGGCTCATAGGTTGTTGCCTCGAGGTTGGTACACCGCTGCTAGTATACGAATTTCTCTCTGGTGGTAGCCTGGATGACATTCTTCACAGCAAAGACAAGAAGCCTCTAAACTTGGATATACGTTTAAGTATAGCTGTAGAATCAGCAGATGGTTTTGCTTACATGCATTCAAAAACAAACACCAAAATCCTACACGGTGATGTTAAACCAGCAAATATACTTTTGGATGATAAGTTTGTCCCCAAGATCTCGGACTTTGGCATATCAAGGTTGCTTGCGGGAGACAAAGACCACACCGGAAAAGTCATCGGTGACTTGAGCTATATGGATCCAGTATATCTACAGTCAGGCTTGCTAACTGAAAAGAGTGATGTCTATAGCTTCGGAGTGGTGTtgttggaacttcttagtaggaAGAAGGCCACACATTCCGACAATAATAGCTTAGTAAAGAGCTTCCTCGAAGCTCACAACAATTGGAACAGAGCAACCGAGTTGTTTGACAATGAAATTGTGGTAGCGGAAGACTTGGAGCTTCTTCAAAATCTGGCAGGGATGGCAGTGGAGTGTCTCAACCTTGACGTGGATCAAAGACCATCGATGGCAGATATAGCACACCGCCTTTTAATACTGAACAAGTCTCGTAGATCGTAAGTTCTTGGACGCTGAGTGAACATATATGTTTGTGATAACGTTTTTTTTATTTTACTATTTTGAGCAAATATTATTGATACATATGGGAAATGTGTTCATTAGTTCCAAGAAAATGTGTACTTGGTTGTAACTCACTCATTGTGTAACCATCAAACCATGCATTCGTGTTAGCAATTGTACATCTTCCAGATACAAACGAG
This genomic window contains:
- the LOC109748424 gene encoding wall-associated receptor kinase 2, which produces MSADRSQARAYGPITSGCSTNSTQYRFQTQAMTLGNGITEGPFAVSQTLNVVVGVGWRVDVAVDGSTTLACRTGTKRELAARNGSCAGQGCCEAALPPGPEYGSVAPGLVVADENARWRSSPCSYAMVVEKSRYVFSTPDLYGDTLLLESFPVVLDFAIVGNASCPAKGQRPPPDYACASSNSYCVNATVGLSGYALSYVCKCSEHYEGNPYIANGCRDIDECKFPDLYYCSSKGICKNRPGGYDCPCKPGMRGDGKLGQCVEKFPLVAKAVVGIIGGISVIVVISFLVLLHKERRKTREFYEKNGGPTLERAKNIKIFKKEEPVPILKESNLIGRGGFGVVYKGTLGKEQVAVKQPISASLLENDQFANEVIIQSQVIHKNIVRLIGCCLEVGTPLLVYEFLSGGSLDDILHSKDKKPLNLDIRLSIAVESADGFAYMHSKTNTKILHGDVKPANILLDDKFVPKISDFGISRLLAGDKDHTGKVIGDLSYMDPVYLQSGLLTEKSDVYSFGVVLLELLSRKKATHSDNNSLVKSFLEAHNNWNRATELFDNEIVVAEDLELLQNLAGMAVECLNLDVDQRPSMADIAHRLLILNKSRRS